A genome region from Arthrobacter agilis includes the following:
- a CDS encoding CaiB/BaiF CoA transferase family protein produces MTTPSIKPLDGIRVLELGNYIAAPTAGRLLADFGAEVIKVERPGTGDELRNWRLIKGSTSMLYRTINRNKKSVVLDLRSEAGREAVKALVRECDVVLENFRPGTLEKWGIGPEVLNEINPRLIISRISAFGQTGPLSRRPGFAAVAEAFSGFRNLVGDPDRAPVRVGVSIGDSIAGLYAAFGVVMSLYQREVRTGAGTEPVALRERVIDVALHEAMFSMMESLIPDYQAYGVERERVGGRMEGIAPSNAYLCSDGASIVVAGNGDSIYQRYMETIGRPDLASDPALQTNADRWARREELDEAIGRWCMQRSSAEALAALGKAGVPAGPIYTAADISTDEQYLARDMIQTFEVSTGEEEPTRVGFPGIVPVIGEHSLPIRHLGPELGQNTSEVLTGLLGMDETQIAEATASKEHLPA; encoded by the coding sequence ATGACCACACCGTCGATCAAGCCGCTGGACGGCATCCGAGTCCTGGAGTTGGGCAACTACATCGCCGCACCCACAGCAGGGCGCCTGCTCGCCGATTTCGGAGCCGAGGTCATCAAGGTGGAGCGCCCCGGCACGGGCGACGAGCTCCGGAACTGGCGCCTGATCAAGGGCTCGACGTCGATGCTGTACCGCACGATCAACCGGAACAAGAAGTCCGTCGTCCTGGACCTCCGGTCCGAGGCCGGACGCGAGGCCGTCAAAGCCCTCGTCCGTGAGTGCGACGTGGTGCTGGAGAACTTCCGCCCCGGCACGCTGGAGAAGTGGGGAATCGGGCCGGAGGTGCTCAACGAGATCAATCCCCGCCTGATCATCAGCCGGATCTCCGCGTTCGGGCAGACGGGCCCACTGTCCCGCCGGCCCGGATTCGCGGCCGTCGCCGAGGCGTTCAGCGGCTTCCGCAACCTCGTCGGCGACCCCGACCGCGCCCCGGTCCGCGTCGGCGTGTCCATCGGGGATTCCATCGCCGGGCTGTATGCCGCCTTCGGCGTCGTCATGAGCCTGTACCAGCGTGAAGTCCGGACGGGCGCCGGCACGGAGCCGGTCGCCCTGCGGGAACGCGTCATCGACGTCGCCCTGCACGAGGCGATGTTCTCCATGATGGAATCCCTCATCCCCGACTACCAGGCCTACGGCGTCGAGCGCGAACGCGTCGGCGGCCGCATGGAAGGGATCGCGCCCTCCAACGCGTACCTGTGCTCCGACGGGGCGAGCATCGTCGTCGCCGGCAACGGGGACTCGATCTACCAGCGCTACATGGAGACCATCGGCAGACCCGACCTGGCCTCGGATCCGGCCCTCCAGACGAACGCCGACCGCTGGGCGCGCCGTGAGGAACTGGACGAAGCCATCGGCCGGTGGTGCATGCAGCGATCCTCCGCGGAGGCGCTCGCAGCACTGGGGAAGGCCGGGGTGCCCGCCGGGCCCATCTACACGGCAGCCGACATCAGTACCGACGAGCAATACCTCGCCCGGGACATGATCCAGACCTTCGAGGTGTCCACGGGGGAGGAGGAACCGACGCGGGTCGGTTTCCCGGGCATCGTCCCGGTCATCGGCGAGCACTCCCTGCCCATCCGTCATCTCGGTCCCGAGCTCGGCCAGAACACCAGCGAGGTCCTCACCGGGCTGCTGGGGATGGACGAGACGCAGATCGCCGAAGCCACCGCATCCAAGGAGCACCTGCCCGCATGA
- a CDS encoding GntP family permease, protein MADWMILTITAVAILAIVFMIVRLRLNPAVSLVVGAAGLGLATGMGPGGTTDTIMQGFGDIMLEVGLLIAWGVLMGSILNEMGAIRRLVDSLLRVFGPRGVPYAFGLTIGTVLQSIFLDVLLVMSAPLARRIAPALGKYGTAKMATAMAISLECGIVLMVPGVAAVALAGLLSVPLGEMLIFGLIVIVPTILISLFIMNLLITRGLWKVDSDEQTDEEFAAAGAESAELEGAAAPRSSQLSGNEKAGTLVDGRGTRVGLLPHDARTSGGRAPNEPSLVLLFAPMLLALALIAIGSILKMVDFSSPVVDFVSAPVIALLIGLLGTSYVGRFTIGRKRVEAAVVNGFRESGQILILTGAGGSLAAIVATSGMGDILGKYFTANSFAPLITVWIIAAALHIAVGSVSISAITAAGILAPVAGQIGLNPVLIALAAGAGSLFVVHVTSNTFWLLQSMLGQTTKGTLKSCTLGVSLASVVALGCTLVLGIFI, encoded by the coding sequence ATGGCAGACTGGATGATTTTGACCATCACGGCGGTGGCGATCCTGGCAATCGTTTTCATGATCGTCAGACTCCGCCTCAACCCTGCGGTCTCCCTGGTCGTGGGCGCGGCCGGTCTGGGCCTGGCGACGGGCATGGGGCCCGGCGGGACGACCGACACGATCATGCAGGGCTTCGGCGACATCATGCTTGAAGTCGGACTGCTCATCGCCTGGGGCGTCCTGATGGGTTCCATCCTCAACGAGATGGGCGCCATCCGGCGGCTCGTCGACAGCCTCCTGCGGGTGTTCGGGCCGCGCGGTGTCCCGTACGCCTTCGGACTGACGATCGGCACTGTCCTTCAGTCGATCTTCCTGGACGTCCTCCTGGTGATGAGCGCTCCGCTGGCACGACGGATAGCACCCGCCCTCGGCAAGTACGGCACGGCGAAGATGGCGACCGCCATGGCGATCAGCCTGGAATGCGGCATCGTCCTGATGGTGCCCGGCGTCGCGGCGGTCGCCCTCGCCGGCCTGCTGAGCGTGCCCCTGGGGGAGATGCTGATCTTCGGCCTGATCGTGATCGTCCCGACGATCCTCATCTCCCTCTTCATCATGAACCTGCTCATCACCCGTGGCCTGTGGAAGGTCGACTCGGACGAGCAGACCGATGAAGAATTCGCTGCGGCCGGGGCGGAATCCGCCGAGCTCGAAGGCGCTGCCGCCCCGCGCTCGTCGCAGCTGTCCGGCAACGAGAAGGCGGGCACGCTGGTGGACGGACGCGGCACGCGGGTCGGCCTGCTGCCCCACGACGCCCGCACCTCGGGCGGTCGTGCGCCCAACGAGCCCAGCCTCGTCCTGCTCTTCGCACCGATGCTGCTCGCACTGGCGCTGATCGCCATCGGATCCATCCTGAAAATGGTGGACTTCTCCAGCCCCGTGGTCGACTTCGTCTCCGCCCCGGTCATCGCCCTGCTCATCGGGCTGCTGGGTACGAGCTACGTGGGTCGTTTCACGATCGGCCGGAAGCGTGTCGAGGCGGCGGTCGTCAACGGGTTCCGGGAGTCGGGCCAGATCCTCATCCTGACGGGTGCCGGTGGATCGCTCGCGGCCATCGTCGCCACCAGCGGCATGGGGGACATCCTGGGCAAGTACTTCACGGCCAACTCCTTCGCCCCCCTGATCACGGTGTGGATCATCGCCGCGGCACTCCACATCGCTGTCGGCTCGGTGTCCATCTCCGCCATCACCGCGGCGGGCATCCTCGCACCGGTTGCAGGTCAGATCGGCCTGAACCCGGTACTGATTGCACTGGCAGCCGGCGCCGGCTCACTGTTCGTCGTCCACGTCACGTCGAACACCTTCTGGCTGCTGCAGTCGATGCTGGGCCAGACCACCAAGGGAACGCTGAAATCCTGCACCCTCGGCGTCTCCCTGGCCTCGGTGGTGGCCCTGGGCTGCACCCTGGTGCTCGGCATCTTCATCTGA
- the mscL gene encoding large conductance mechanosensitive channel protein MscL has protein sequence MIKGFRDFILRGNVIELSIAVVIGSAFTALVGAFTANIVNPIVASAGGIDATGLGFRIRPGNDATFVDIGAVITALVTFLITAAVVYFLFVVPMNRANARLRAHAAAQDAVEEPMPVDTALLTELRDLLKEMAARDARR, from the coding sequence ATGATCAAGGGCTTCCGCGACTTCATCCTGCGCGGCAACGTCATCGAACTGTCGATCGCCGTCGTCATCGGCAGTGCCTTCACGGCACTCGTCGGCGCCTTCACGGCGAACATCGTCAACCCGATCGTGGCCTCCGCGGGCGGGATCGACGCGACGGGCCTCGGCTTCCGCATCCGGCCCGGCAACGACGCGACGTTCGTCGACATCGGCGCGGTCATCACCGCACTGGTCACCTTCCTCATCACGGCCGCCGTCGTCTACTTCCTCTTCGTCGTGCCGATGAACCGCGCCAACGCGCGCCTGCGGGCCCACGCTGCGGCGCAGGATGCCGTGGAGGAGCCCATGCCCGTCGACACAGCCCTCCTCACCGAGCTGCGCGACCTGCTGAAGGAGATGGCAGCGCGCGACGCACGGCGCTGA
- a CDS encoding TetR/AcrR family transcriptional regulator produces the protein MSSSRERILDSFENALIRDGERAATMEAVAAAADVSKGGLLYHFPSKEALVDGLADRLRGLAEKDREAMASAVDGAARYYVRTSVFEDSALDRALVSMARLAQQGHPTAKSSLAEIQEGWLDALQAQLGDRTAARAVKLLGDGLYYDAAFFATDGAGRTSRGKIEELLDVVDLIVSRRGDPHAGS, from the coding sequence GTGTCCAGTTCCCGCGAGCGCATCCTCGACAGCTTCGAAAACGCGTTGATCCGCGACGGGGAGCGGGCCGCGACCATGGAGGCGGTGGCCGCTGCGGCGGACGTCTCCAAGGGCGGGCTGCTCTACCACTTCCCCTCGAAGGAGGCCCTGGTGGACGGTCTTGCAGACCGCCTCCGCGGACTCGCCGAGAAGGACCGAGAGGCCATGGCCTCGGCCGTGGATGGCGCGGCGCGCTACTACGTCCGTACCTCGGTCTTCGAGGACAGTGCGCTCGACCGGGCCCTCGTGTCCATGGCACGGCTCGCCCAGCAGGGCCACCCGACGGCGAAATCCTCCCTGGCCGAGATCCAGGAGGGGTGGCTCGACGCGCTCCAGGCGCAGCTCGGCGACCGCACGGCCGCGCGCGCCGTCAAGCTGCTCGGCGACGGGCTCTACTACGACGCGGCGTTCTTCGCCACGGACGGCGCCGGGCGCACCAGCCGCGGCAAGATCGAGGAACTGCTCGACGTCGTCGACCTGATCGTCTCCCGCCGGGGCGACCCGCACGCGGGCTCCTGA
- a CDS encoding MFS transporter — MTTTPSASARVSEVNPRAVQIPTPVLAGRREWFALAVLMLPVLLVSVDNTVLSFALPEISRHFATSGTTLLWIVDSYPLVLAGLLVAMGSFGDRFGRRRLLIIGAAGFALFSVAAAFAPTAGFLVASRVGLGVFGAMLMPSTLSLIRNIFTDRNQRRIAIAVWAAGFSAGAALGPLLGGVLLEHFWWGSVFLLAVPVLVLMLVLTPVVVPESKDSNPGRVDYASIVLSIGTMLPVVYAIKNLAKGGPLLVSVTAAFIGLAAGTVFVTRQLQRRDPMLDVRLFTVRAFTGAVLVNLLAIFSLVGFLFFVSQHLQLVLGFTPLDAGLVLLPGLVMTIVAGLAVVPLARRLPPHAVVSVSLLFSAVAYSMIALLGEGGSAGFLMVAFVVLGVGVGASETVSNDLILSTVPADKAGAASAVSETAYEVGSVLGTAVLGSILLASYQRNLLLPSGLSSAQAESSTETLGGAVEVATQLGPTSASLLRDSAFHAFDSGVTVTSGIAALLMVGASVLAAWSLRSTTAERVDH; from the coding sequence ATGACAACAACACCCTCCGCTTCCGCACGTGTGTCCGAGGTGAACCCGCGTGCCGTTCAGATCCCCACCCCCGTCCTTGCCGGCCGCCGCGAGTGGTTCGCCCTCGCCGTGCTGATGCTGCCGGTGTTGCTCGTCTCGGTGGACAACACCGTGCTGAGCTTCGCCCTGCCGGAGATCTCCCGCCATTTCGCCACGAGCGGCACCACCCTGCTCTGGATCGTGGACAGCTACCCGCTCGTCCTGGCGGGACTTTTGGTCGCGATGGGCAGCTTCGGTGACCGTTTCGGCCGACGTCGCCTGCTCATCATCGGTGCGGCGGGCTTCGCCCTGTTCTCCGTCGCCGCCGCTTTCGCCCCCACCGCAGGCTTCCTCGTCGCCTCCCGCGTGGGACTCGGCGTCTTCGGTGCCATGCTCATGCCCTCGACGCTCTCGCTGATCCGCAACATCTTCACCGACCGCAACCAGCGCCGCATCGCCATCGCCGTCTGGGCCGCAGGCTTCTCGGCCGGCGCGGCCCTCGGCCCCCTGCTCGGCGGCGTACTGCTCGAACACTTCTGGTGGGGTTCCGTCTTCCTCCTCGCGGTCCCCGTGCTCGTGCTCATGCTCGTCCTGACCCCCGTCGTCGTTCCCGAATCGAAGGACTCCAACCCGGGGCGTGTCGACTACGCGAGCATCGTCCTGTCCATCGGGACCATGCTGCCGGTGGTCTACGCCATCAAGAACCTCGCGAAGGGCGGCCCGCTGCTCGTCTCCGTGACGGCCGCGTTCATCGGCCTCGCCGCCGGCACCGTCTTCGTGACGCGCCAGTTGCAGCGGCGCGACCCCATGCTCGACGTGCGCCTCTTCACGGTGCGCGCCTTCACGGGCGCCGTCCTGGTGAACCTGCTCGCGATCTTCTCGCTCGTGGGGTTCCTGTTCTTCGTGTCGCAGCACCTGCAGCTGGTGCTCGGCTTCACCCCGCTCGATGCCGGGCTCGTGCTGCTGCCGGGGCTGGTGATGACGATCGTCGCGGGCCTCGCCGTCGTGCCGCTCGCCCGGCGCCTGCCGCCGCACGCCGTCGTCTCGGTGTCACTGCTCTTCTCCGCCGTGGCGTACTCCATGATCGCGCTGCTCGGGGAGGGTGGGTCCGCCGGCTTCCTCATGGTCGCGTTCGTGGTGCTCGGCGTGGGCGTGGGCGCATCGGAGACCGTGTCCAACGACCTCATCCTGTCCACCGTCCCGGCCGACAAGGCCGGCGCCGCGTCCGCCGTCTCGGAGACCGCCTACGAGGTGGGTTCCGTCCTCGGTACCGCCGTGCTCGGGAGCATCCTGCTGGCGTCCTACCAGCGGAACCTGCTGCTGCCCTCCGGCCTCAGCAGCGCCCAGGCGGAGTCCTCCACCGAGACGCTCGGCGGCGCCGTCGAGGTGGCCACCCAGCTCGGCCCCACCAGCGCGTCACTCCTCCGGGACTCGGCGTTCCACGCCTTCGACAGCGGCGTCACTGTCACGTCCGGCATCGCGGCCCTGCTCATGGTCGGCGCCTCGGTCCTCGCGGCGTGGAGCCTGCGCAGCACGACGGCGGAGCGCGTCGACCACTAG
- a CDS encoding GNAT family N-acetyltransferase gives MVIEVRAATVFADVAAMVGPRRPDANVCWCLSYRIPAKQNAALAGRDRGALVQDLCAQDPPPGVLAYEDGDVVGWAAIHPRADTGFARNRRIPHVDDLDVWSVWCIRVRPGHRGKGLSHRLLDGAVDFARSYGAPAIEGYPVDNGDRKVDLTMAYVGTRSLFDRAGFTKAADTTSVVNGFPRVLMRLELP, from the coding sequence ATGGTGATCGAGGTGCGAGCCGCGACGGTCTTCGCCGACGTCGCAGCAATGGTGGGACCGAGACGCCCGGATGCGAACGTCTGCTGGTGCCTCAGCTACCGCATCCCGGCCAAACAGAACGCCGCGCTGGCCGGGCGGGACCGCGGCGCCCTCGTGCAGGACCTGTGCGCGCAGGATCCGCCGCCGGGCGTCCTCGCGTACGAGGACGGGGACGTGGTCGGCTGGGCCGCCATCCACCCGCGCGCCGACACGGGCTTCGCCCGCAACCGCAGGATCCCGCACGTCGACGATCTCGACGTCTGGTCGGTGTGGTGCATCCGGGTACGGCCCGGCCATCGCGGCAAGGGCCTCTCGCATCGGCTGCTGGACGGCGCCGTCGACTTCGCGCGTTCCTACGGCGCGCCCGCCATCGAGGGGTACCCCGTCGACAACGGGGACCGGAAGGTGGACCTGACCATGGCGTACGTCGGCACGCGGAGTCTCTTCGACCGGGCCGGCTTCACGAAGGCGGCCGACACCACGTCGGTGGTGAACGGCTTCCCCCGTGTCCTCATGCGGCTCGAGCTGCCCTGA
- a CDS encoding TetR/AcrR family transcriptional regulator, with amino-acid sequence MPRAGLSTAAVVERAARLIDDQGPGALSLAALAESLGVRAPSLYKHVDGMPGLERALMIRAKEDLALALGQAAVGRSRDDAIAGVSAAYRTWALEHPGQYPLTIRAPAPGDAADEAASSAVVDIVFSVLAGYDLHESDAVDATRFLRSALHGFVALETGGAFALPVDTERSFTRLVGSVTTALSEWSRAWSRP; translated from the coding sequence ATGCCTAGGGCCGGGCTGAGCACCGCCGCCGTCGTCGAACGCGCAGCGCGCCTGATCGACGATCAGGGGCCCGGCGCCCTGAGCCTGGCGGCGCTCGCGGAGAGCCTGGGCGTCCGGGCGCCGTCCCTCTACAAGCACGTCGACGGCATGCCCGGGCTCGAACGCGCCCTCATGATCCGTGCGAAGGAGGATCTGGCCCTGGCCCTCGGTCAGGCCGCCGTCGGACGCTCCCGCGACGACGCGATCGCGGGAGTCTCAGCGGCCTATCGCACCTGGGCGCTCGAGCACCCCGGGCAGTACCCGCTGACCATCCGCGCCCCCGCCCCGGGAGACGCCGCGGACGAGGCGGCGTCCTCCGCCGTCGTCGACATCGTGTTCAGCGTGCTCGCCGGCTACGACCTGCACGAGAGTGACGCCGTCGACGCCACGCGCTTCCTGCGGTCCGCCCTGCACGGCTTCGTCGCCCTCGAGACGGGCGGCGCCTTCGCCCTCCCCGTCGATACGGAGCGCAGCTTCACCCGCCTCGTCGGGAGCGTCACCACTGCCCTGTCCGAATGGTCACGGGCGTGGTCACGGCCGTGA
- a CDS encoding alpha/beta fold hydrolase, protein MTRHQFFARADTLHLAVPGGTIAYDLQGAGPLVLLVPGMGELRSSYRLLAPALVEAGYRVAMVDLRGHGDSSASFTSYGDVETASDIALLLRELAVPAVIVGNSMAAGAAVIAAAEQPALVTGLVLVGPFVRNPPSSGPLQRLLFRVLMARPWAAPVWNAYLPMLYAGRKPADFPEYRKAVLAALRRPGYTRAFSLTTRTDHGPAAESLPAVQAPTLVIMGEKDPDFKDPQAEARWITGALGGSMVMIPDAGHYPQSQQPEPTAAAVVGFLRTLGHHA, encoded by the coding sequence ATGACCCGACACCAGTTCTTCGCCCGAGCGGACACCCTCCACCTGGCGGTTCCGGGCGGCACGATCGCCTACGACCTCCAGGGCGCCGGCCCCCTCGTCCTCCTGGTCCCCGGGATGGGGGAGCTGCGCTCCTCGTACCGCCTCCTCGCTCCGGCACTGGTCGAGGCCGGTTACCGGGTCGCGATGGTCGATCTGCGCGGACACGGCGACAGCAGTGCGTCCTTCACGTCCTACGGCGACGTCGAGACGGCCTCTGACATCGCCCTGCTGCTGCGCGAGCTCGCGGTCCCCGCCGTGATCGTCGGGAACTCCATGGCGGCCGGAGCGGCCGTGATCGCCGCAGCCGAGCAGCCCGCCCTCGTCACCGGCCTGGTGCTCGTCGGTCCCTTCGTGCGCAACCCGCCCTCGAGCGGCCCCCTGCAGCGCCTGCTGTTCCGGGTTCTGATGGCCCGCCCCTGGGCCGCCCCGGTGTGGAACGCCTACCTGCCGATGCTGTACGCGGGCCGGAAGCCCGCGGACTTCCCGGAGTACCGGAAGGCGGTCCTCGCCGCGCTCAGGCGCCCGGGGTACACGAGGGCGTTCAGCCTCACCACCCGCACCGACCACGGACCGGCCGCCGAGAGCCTGCCGGCAGTGCAGGCGCCGACGCTCGTGATCATGGGGGAGAAGGACCCGGACTTCAAGGATCCGCAGGCCGAGGCCCGGTGGATCACCGGGGCGCTCGGCGGGTCGATGGTCATGATCCCGGACGCCGGGCACTACCCGCAGTCGCAGCAGCCGGAGCCGACCGCGGCAGCCGTCGTCGGATTCCTCCGGACGCTCGGGCACCATGCCTAG
- a CDS encoding peptide chain release factor 3, whose protein sequence is MALLTESPVLDADAVRREAGRRRTFAVISHPDAGKSTLTEALALLARAIQDAGVTHGKSSRHATVSDWMGIEQERGISISSAALQLTYRDTILNVVDTPGHADFSEDTYRVLAAVDSAVMLIDAAKGFEPQTVKLLAVCKARNIPIITVINKWDRPGLDALGLIDDVGERTGMTPVPLTWPAGIAGDFQGLIDLRAERAIALEAVEAGAQAAAETEVDIDALDPRDAGAWLDAREESGLVESSNGTFDREEFEAARQTPVLFAAAAKNFGVSQLLDILVDVAPSPSPRPSKEQEPRPIDAPMSGFVFKVQAGQDSAHRDHIAYLRICSGTFERGMVITNQRTGKPFATKYAHRVLGRSREVVDTAWPGDVVGLVNATSLRVGDSLFAEQPVQFPDIPRFSPELFAVARAKDPGRYKQFRRGIEQLEHEGVVQVLRSDLRGDQAPVLAAVGALQFEVAAERLGTEFNAPTSLDHLSYTLAMRVAPESQGVPETFRGGEILFRADGEIVAVFGDKWKVGHFRKDYPDVVLEPIGAAVDQ, encoded by the coding sequence GTGGCCCTGCTTACCGAATCCCCTGTCCTTGACGCAGACGCCGTCCGCCGTGAGGCCGGACGCCGCCGGACGTTCGCCGTCATCTCGCACCCCGATGCTGGGAAGTCGACCCTGACGGAGGCACTCGCACTCCTCGCGCGCGCCATCCAGGACGCCGGTGTCACGCACGGCAAGTCGAGCCGCCATGCCACCGTCTCGGACTGGATGGGCATCGAGCAGGAGCGCGGTATCTCGATCAGTTCGGCCGCCCTGCAGCTGACCTACCGCGACACCATCCTCAACGTCGTGGACACCCCCGGGCACGCGGACTTCTCGGAGGACACCTACCGGGTCCTCGCCGCCGTCGACTCCGCCGTCATGCTCATCGACGCCGCCAAGGGCTTCGAACCGCAGACCGTCAAGCTGCTGGCCGTGTGCAAGGCCCGCAACATCCCCATCATCACCGTCATCAACAAGTGGGACCGTCCGGGCCTCGATGCCCTCGGCCTGATCGACGACGTCGGCGAGCGCACCGGCATGACCCCGGTGCCGCTGACCTGGCCGGCCGGCATCGCCGGTGACTTCCAGGGCCTGATCGACCTGCGCGCGGAGCGGGCCATCGCGCTCGAGGCCGTGGAGGCCGGCGCCCAGGCCGCCGCGGAGACCGAGGTGGACATCGACGCCCTCGATCCCCGGGATGCCGGTGCCTGGCTCGACGCGCGCGAGGAGTCGGGCCTCGTCGAGTCCTCGAACGGCACCTTCGACCGCGAGGAGTTCGAGGCCGCACGCCAGACGCCCGTCCTGTTCGCGGCCGCGGCGAAGAACTTCGGGGTCTCCCAGCTCCTCGACATCCTCGTGGACGTAGCCCCCTCCCCGTCGCCGCGCCCGTCCAAGGAGCAGGAGCCCCGCCCCATCGATGCGCCCATGTCCGGCTTCGTGTTCAAGGTGCAGGCCGGCCAGGACAGCGCCCACCGCGACCACATCGCCTACCTCCGCATCTGTTCGGGGACCTTCGAGCGCGGCATGGTCATCACCAACCAGCGCACGGGCAAGCCCTTCGCCACCAAGTACGCGCACCGCGTCCTCGGGCGCAGCCGCGAGGTGGTGGACACGGCCTGGCCGGGCGACGTCGTGGGCCTCGTGAACGCGACGAGCCTCCGCGTGGGTGACAGCCTCTTCGCCGAACAGCCCGTGCAGTTCCCCGACATCCCGCGCTTCTCCCCCGAGCTCTTCGCCGTCGCGCGGGCCAAGGATCCGGGCCGCTACAAGCAGTTCCGCCGCGGTATCGAGCAGCTCGAGCACGAGGGCGTGGTGCAGGTGCTGCGTTCGGACCTCCGCGGCGACCAGGCGCCCGTGCTCGCCGCCGTCGGAGCCCTGCAGTTCGAGGTCGCGGCCGAGCGTCTCGGCACCGAGTTCAATGCTCCGACATCACTCGACCACCTCTCCTACACGCTCGCCATGCGCGTGGCCCCGGAGAGCCAGGGCGTACCCGAGACGTTCCGTGGCGGCGAGATCCTGTTCCGGGCCGACGGCGAGATCGTCGCCGTGTTCGGTGACAAGTGGAAGGTGGGGCACTTCCGGAAGGACTACCCCGACGTCGTGCTCGAGCCGATCGGCGCCGCCGTCGACCAGTAG